TGGACTTTTCCAAACGCAGTTGGAAAGAAGAGTGCGCCGTCTTTGGTATTTGGGATGATCCCGAAGCCAGTCACATGACTTACCTAGGGCTTTTTGCTCAACAACATCGTGGTCAAGAGGCTGCAGGTATAGTGACTCTCACCGAAGAGGGACAACACCTCAGACAAAAAGGCCCAGGCCTTGTCGGAGAAGTGTTTAGCGAGCAAGATCTCAAAAACCTTAAAGGGCGCTGTGCTGTGGGACATGTGCGATACTCCACCACAGGCAACAATGACACTCACAATATTCAACCCCTTACTGCAAGTTTGCTTAATGGTCCGTTAGCGGTGGCGCATAATGGAAATATTGTAAACGAAAGATCTATACGCAATCAACTCAAGCAAGAAGGGTCTATCTTTCAAGGGACTTCTGACACCGAAGTGCTTTTGCATCTTTTGTCTAAAGACCCAAGAAATGATCTTTTTGAATGTATGAAATCCTCTTTGCAAAAATTAGATGGGGCTTTTAGTTTTGTGGTTTTAAGTAAAGACAGTATGGTCATTGCCCGTGACCCCAGAGGATTTCGACCTCTGGTCTTAGGTAGAAGACCTCACGAGCAAGGGCAAAGTTGGGTGGTGGCTTCAGAAACCTGTGCCTTTGATCTTATTGGAGCCGAGTTTGTCAGAGAAGTGGAACCAGGAGAGATCATCAGTATCAGTAAGGAAGGATTTGTTTCTGAGTTTTATTCAGAAAATAAAAAGTATGCGCAATGTATTTTTGAACACGTGTACTTTGCTCGTCCAGATTCCAATGTTTTTGGTTTAAGTGTCTATAAGTCCAGAAAAGAATTTGGACGGGCTTTAGCCAAAGAAAATCCAGTGCAAGCTGACCTTGTGATTCCTGTTCCTGACAGTGGGATTGCCGCAGCTTTGGGTTATAGTGAAGAGAGTGGAATCCCTTTTGATCTGGGGATTATCAGAAATCACTACATAGGCAGAACCTTTATTCAGCCTACACAAAGTATTAGAAGTTTTGGTGTGAAGATCAAACTTAATCCTCAGTCTGATGTTTTAAAGGGAAAACGTGTGATTGTGATTGATGACTCTTTAGTGCGCGGGACCACCAGTAAAAAGATCATCCGTTTGGTGAGACAAGCAGGTGCTAAAGAGGTGCATTTTCGTGTAGCTTGTCCTCCGACCATCAGCCCTTGTTATTATGGGGTGGACACCCCTGAAAAAGATCAACTGATTGCGTCCAAACACTCGGTGGACCAGATCCAAGAGTACATCGAGGCGGACACCTTGGGGTATTTAAGTCATGAAGGCATGATGAAGGCCGTAGACAGCGCGCCGCGCGGAGGATTTTGCTCTGCGTGCTTCACCGCAGATTATCCTGCGGGTTTGCCTGAGGCCTAAAACTTATCTATATTTAGTGGGGACATTTGGGGGAGGTCTTATGAAGAATTTCGTTTTGTTTATTCTTGCCAAGACATTTTTAGTTTTTGCAGTCACGTTTATAGTTTCTGGTTTTGGGGCCTATGCCAGTACAACAAAGACAGAGTTAATATGTGTCTTCAGTCACCCACAGATGGTTGTGGTCTTTGACCCTGACGAGAGCACTGTGACTTACACCGATGAGTTTGAAGCAGGATTGATTCTTACTAACTACGGAAGTCTGGTTCCTAACATTCCCTCCAGTAGGAATCCTGATGTTTATAAAGCGACTCCAGGCAGTAGATATAAAATCGTAGGACCCACTGGAGACTTAATTTTAGATTTAACATTTAATTATAAAGGCTTTGATGGCAGCAGCGAGATGTCTTATCCCTTTGAAGCTATTTTTTATGACCACCGCTACAACGATCAATTTGGTGGGGGCTGTTACACCGAAAACGCTCTACCCATCTTCTTTGACGACATCATCAGCGAAATCCAGAACTAAGCTCTCTCACATATAGAGTTTGTGGTGATCCCACTTTTTATTTCTGAAAGGCGTTGTTGTTTGGGAGGTCTTAGAAGACATATCCCTCTGACAATAGGCACGCCCATCCATGGGCTCTTCCAGTATTTGCCCTGCGGGCAAAACGCGTCACGCTTACTGGAGGCCAATTGTTAGAGGGATATGTCTTCTAAGACCTCCCAAACAACAACTGCCTGTGTGATGGTGTTTAAGTTGGGATATAGCTGTCTCTGCTCCGGTTTAATTTCACCATCAACTTCTTCTCTGTCTTTTAAATCGGACTTTTTTTGTTGCTTTCATTTGATTTTCCTTTACGATCTGTATTTGCTTGACGGGGCCCCAGTTTTAGAACCAATTATAATACGACTAGTCGACATTCAAGCTCCTTATTTTCCGGTGTAAATGTTTCTGGTGCCGGAGGTCTATACCCAAGAGAGCTATGAGGTCTTTTCGTGTTGTAATGTCTTCGCCATGTTTCAATCATTACTTGAGCCTCTTTTAAAGAGTAAAAAATCTCTCCATTTAAAAGCTCATCTCTTAGTTTTCCGTTAAAAGACTCAACATAACCGTTTTCCCAAGGACTTCCAGGCTGGATAAAAAGAGGCTTTAATTCGAGTTTGTTAAACCACATCCTTAAGTTTGTGGCGATAAACTCTGGCCCATTATCAGATCTTATATGCTCAGGAACCCCTCTCTTGATAAAAAGCTCAGCCAGTGCGTCTTGAACATCTTCTGAAGTCATTTTTCGTTTAACTTTGATCACAAGACTCTCCCTTGTAAATTCATCGATCACATTAAAAAGCTTGATTGTCTTTCCGTTATGAGTTTTATCCATCATAAAATCGTAAGACCATACGTGATTTGGTCTTTCTGGCCTCAGTCTTATGCAAGAGCCTTCTTGATCCCAAAGTCGCGCTCTTTTTTTTTGCTTCTTTGGTACCTTAAGGCCTAGAGCTCTCCAGATTCTAAAAACTCTTTTCTTATTGATCTCCCATCCTTTTTCTTGAAGAAGAGCGGTCACTCTCTTATATCCATAGCGGCCATAAAGCTGTGATAACTCTAAGATGTCTCTCGTAAGTCGGTCTTCCTCAGGTCTGTAAATAGCTGTGTATCGTTGGCTAGATCTGCTTTGGTTTAAAATTTTACAAGCCCGTCTTTCTGAGATATTGAACACCTCGATGGCGTGTTCAACGGCTTCGCGTTTTCTTGACGGGCTTAGAAGTTTCCCCGGTTAATTTCCTTAAGCACGGAATTATCCAAGGCCAGATCAGCAACCAGCTTCTTAAGTCTTGTATTTTCGTTTTCAAGCTCTTTAAGCCTTCTTGCTTGGTCCACATCAAGACCTCCAAACTCCTTTCTCCAGCGATAAAAGGTTTGAATAGTGATGCTTGCT
This window of the Pseudobdellovibrionaceae bacterium genome carries:
- the purF gene encoding amidophosphoribosyltransferase → MHSQDCNSVKLPVLKNIFTDKIKNVSDTNEAISVESKAQRSYQHSSVEATMDFSKRSWKEECAVFGIWDDPEASHMTYLGLFAQQHRGQEAAGIVTLTEEGQHLRQKGPGLVGEVFSEQDLKNLKGRCAVGHVRYSTTGNNDTHNIQPLTASLLNGPLAVAHNGNIVNERSIRNQLKQEGSIFQGTSDTEVLLHLLSKDPRNDLFECMKSSLQKLDGAFSFVVLSKDSMVIARDPRGFRPLVLGRRPHEQGQSWVVASETCAFDLIGAEFVREVEPGEIISISKEGFVSEFYSENKKYAQCIFEHVYFARPDSNVFGLSVYKSRKEFGRALAKENPVQADLVIPVPDSGIAAALGYSEESGIPFDLGIIRNHYIGRTFIQPTQSIRSFGVKIKLNPQSDVLKGKRVIVIDDSLVRGTTSKKIIRLVRQAGAKEVHFRVACPPTISPCYYGVDTPEKDQLIASKHSVDQIQEYIEADTLGYLSHEGMMKAVDSAPRGGFCSACFTADYPAGLPEA
- a CDS encoding IS3 family transposase (programmed frameshift), which encodes MSGKKKRSAEEIVKILRDIEIEQGRGLSQEAACKKASITIQTFYRWRKEFGGLDVDQARRLKELENENTRLKKLVADLALDNSVLKEIKPGKLLSPSRKREAVEHAIEVFNISERRACKILNQSRSSQRYTAIYRPEEDRLTRDILELSQLYGRYGYKRVTALLQEKGWEINKKRVFRIWRALGLKVPKKQKKRARLWDQEGSCIRLRPERPNHVWSYDFMMDKTHNGKTIKLFNVIDEFTRESLVIKVKRKMTSEDVQDALAELFIKRGVPEHIRSDNGPEFIATNLRMWFNKLELKPLFIQPGSPWENGYVESFNGKLRDELLNGEIFYSLKEAQVMIETWRRHYNTKRPHSSLGYRPPAPETFTPENKELECRLVVL